Proteins from a single region of Hermetia illucens chromosome 3, iHerIll2.2.curated.20191125, whole genome shotgun sequence:
- the LOC119652034 gene encoding collagen alpha-1(XIX) chain-like, with the protein MGVDKFGRFSNDTGGGKRGLQGLQGPPGLQGPQGPIGQQGPSGPRGPEGKPGKDGLQGLHGAGFNKTESGDYNIKFKQLKNLGEPVEDADASTKNYVDINIEKLKEYIDRQIQLEIDELTKL; encoded by the coding sequence atgggtgttgataaatttggtCGATTTTCAAACGATACTGGAGGAGGAAAACGTGGTTTGCAAGGACTTCAAGGACCCCCAGGTCTTCAAGGTCCCCAAGGTCCTATAGGTCAGCAGGGGCCCTCGGGTCCCCGAGGTCCGGAAGGAAAACCTGGTAAGGATGGTCTACAAGGTTTGCATGGTGCGGGATTTAATAAAACGGAAAGCGGTGATTACaacatcaaattcaaacaaCTCAAGAATCTTGGAGAACCCGTTGAGGATGCTGATGCTTCTACAAAGAACTACGTTGATATTAACATTGAGAAACTCAAAGAATATATAGACAGACAAATTCAACTTGAAATCGACGAACTTACAaaactatga
- the LOC119652035 gene encoding uncharacterized protein LOC119652035 codes for MSDILNVTRKISFDNSISKIEYHSYSPFLSSYNSSDEIRIPIQQQDLCILPSQSFIYIEGALTKTDGTISALAKLTNNSVAFLFDEIRYELNGVEIDRNKNVGITSTLKNYVSLNENESKMLYNAAWSPNESITPSSGYFNFSIPLRKLLGFAEDYKKIIVNAKHELILVRTRSDENAFISSTDNVHIKIFKLQWKVPHVNPDGAEKLSMLKYIESGHPIQISFRNWELYEYPVLPTTTDHVWNVKTTGQLEKPRYVILALQTNRKNIKDKDASKFDHCDLTNIKIHLNSESYPYDDMNIKFSRDRFALLYDMYCNFQQSYYGVQLQPLLSRSEYKESAPIIVIDCLRQNESMKSGSVDIRLDMKTSVDVPALTTAYCLLLHDRVIEYNPLTSSVQKLV; via the coding sequence atgagcGATATCCTGAACGTTACACGTAAAATCAgttttgataatagtatatcaaaAATCGAATACCATAGCTACTCTCCATTCTTATCATCATACAACTCCAGTGATGAAATCCGAATACCCATACAACAAcaggatttgtgtattttgcCGAGTCAGAGTTTCATTTACATTGAAGGCGCCTTAACTAAAACAGATGGAACAATATCAGCACTAGCTAAATTGACGAATAATAGCGTAGCTTTCCTATTTGATGAGATAAGATATGAACTGAATGGAGTAGAAATCGATCGAAACAAAAATGTGGGAATAACATCGACGTTAAAAAATTATGTATCACttaatgaaaacgaaagtaaaATGCTTTATAATGCCGCTTGGTCACCGAACGAATCTATCACACCGTCAAGTGGTTACTTCAACTTTTCTATTCCGCTAAGAAAACTTTTGGGATTTGCCGAGGACTACAAGAAAATTATTGTAAACGCTAAACACGAGCTAATTTTGGTTCGCACAAGAAGCgatgaaaatgcatttatttcatcCACTGATAATGTACAcatcaaaatttttaaactacAGTGGAAGGTGCCCCATGTTAATCCCGATGGCGCTGAAAAATTGTCAATGTTGAAATATATTGAATCGGGACATCCGATTCAAATAAGCTTTCGAAATTGGGAACTGTACGAATATCCAGTTCTACCCACAACAACAGATCATGTGTGGAATGTAAAAACCACAGGTCAACTCGAAAAACCTCGATATGTTATTTTAGCTTTACAGACAAATCGAAAAAATATCAAAGACAAAGATGCCAGCAAATTTGATCACTGTGatttaacaaatatcaaaatacaTTTAAACTCCGAATCGTATCCTTATGACGatatgaatattaaattttcccgTGATCGATTCGCTCTTCTCTATGATATGTACTGCAATTTTCAACAATCTTATTACGGTGTACAACTTCAGCCACTACTTTCACGAAGCGAATATAAGGAATCTGCACCAATTATAGTAATTGATTGTTTACGTCAAAATGAATCCATGAAATCTGGCTCAGTGGACATAAGGTTAGACATGAAAACATCTGTAGATGTGCCTGCCTTAACAACAGCTTACTGCTTGCTCCTACATGATCGTGTGATAGAGTACAACCCACTCACTTCTTCAGTTCAAAAACTTGTATAA